A stretch of the Synechocystis sp. PCC 7338 genome encodes the following:
- a CDS encoding FHA domain-containing protein, with protein sequence MSDPSAKPLQEHVLIISDDGGHREVLLTETFYTIGRSPRADIRIKSQFVSRIHAVLVRKSSDDVQAAYRIIDGDEDGQSSVNGLMINGKKRQEHTIQTGDEIVMGPQVSVRYEYRRRDQFGTIPGNE encoded by the coding sequence ATGTCTGATCCCTCGGCAAAACCCCTGCAAGAGCACGTCCTGATCATTTCAGATGACGGTGGCCATCGAGAAGTTTTACTCACTGAAACCTTCTACACCATTGGGCGATCGCCAAGGGCCGACATCCGCATCAAATCCCAATTTGTTTCCCGTATCCATGCGGTGCTGGTGCGTAAATCCTCCGACGATGTTCAGGCTGCTTATCGGATTATTGACGGCGACGAGGATGGACAGAGTAGTGTTAATGGTCTCATGATCAATGGGAAAAAAAGACAAGAACATACTATCCAGACCGGAGACGAAATTGTCATGGGTCCCCAGGTCTCTGTGCGCTACGAGTACCGCCGCCGGGATCAATTTGGGACCATTCCAGGCAACGAGTAA
- a CDS encoding DUF3318 domain-containing protein: MTSYSSATARAEMSELRRLKSLLPPELQSWVMVEGSTEVNPPLIRSEELGRDEIEIQVDLAKWENLAIDQRNLLFWHEVARVQSDTIPREGWEMAALAIGLGGAVGELWVQDGLLLLLALGLCGISGYRLWQKNNGDKRIKEAIEADEKAITLATRFGYTLPNAYKSLGSAFKTLIEQTPNRRQRKQYETRLQALRQSAAKMKAKTQKAKAL, from the coding sequence ATGACCTCCTACTCCTCTGCAACGGCCCGCGCTGAAATGAGTGAACTACGGCGCTTGAAAAGTTTACTGCCGCCGGAACTCCAAAGTTGGGTAATGGTGGAAGGTAGCACCGAAGTTAACCCGCCCCTGATCCGTTCGGAGGAGTTGGGCCGGGATGAGATTGAAATTCAGGTGGATTTGGCCAAATGGGAAAACCTGGCCATTGACCAGCGGAATTTACTGTTTTGGCACGAAGTGGCCCGCGTCCAAAGCGATACCATTCCCCGGGAAGGTTGGGAAATGGCGGCCCTGGCCATTGGTTTAGGGGGGGCAGTCGGAGAACTGTGGGTGCAAGATGGATTGCTGTTGCTCCTGGCCTTGGGACTATGTGGCATTTCTGGCTATCGGCTCTGGCAAAAAAATAACGGCGACAAACGCATCAAAGAGGCGATCGAGGCGGACGAAAAGGCCATTACCCTTGCTACCCGTTTTGGTTACACCTTGCCCAATGCCTATAAAAGTCTTGGTAGTGCTTTCAAAACTTTAATTGAACAAACCCCGAACCGCCGCCAACGTAAACAGTATGAAACCCGTCTTCAGGCTTTGCGCCAAAGTGCGGCCAAAATGAAAGCTAAAACCCAAAAGGCTAAAGCTCTCTAA
- the gshA gene encoding glutamate--cysteine ligase, with product MQLTKGLEVEIYTGKKTGEIVGLSDRIVRDLSGFVREPDSRNVEYTTPPINSYDRLLCAILQPRRQLRHYLSQLGQDYTLIPGSCLALGGTDTFYRSDPQNPYHTYIEQTYGTQVVTASIHINIGIPDVEELMRACRLVRMEAPLYLALSASSPFLNGQVTGYHSSRWQMFPKTPREVPLFTSHAHFVQWTEEQLTLGTMQNVRHLWSAVRPNGDNRPHNLNRLELRICDLVTNPLSLLAIVALLEARLQQMLADPTLDPLQQSQLTPSELLALADQNEISAAVSSLDSTLHHWRDGRAIAAKEWIEELYQSVQPEAKYQGFACFLPPLLKILREGNTAQQWLSQYEQGKSPQTTVQEAILQTETEEAMLAQDLCLPLTKARDETLSLV from the coding sequence GTGCAGTTGACTAAAGGGTTAGAAGTCGAAATCTATACCGGCAAGAAGACCGGGGAGATTGTGGGGCTTTCCGACCGCATTGTGCGGGATTTAAGTGGATTTGTGCGGGAGCCGGACAGCCGTAATGTGGAATACACTACGCCCCCTATAAATAGCTATGATCGCCTGTTGTGTGCCATCCTCCAGCCCCGTCGTCAATTGCGCCATTACCTTAGTCAACTGGGGCAAGACTACACGTTAATACCAGGCAGTTGCCTGGCCCTGGGAGGGACGGACACCTTTTACCGTTCTGACCCCCAAAATCCCTACCACACTTACATCGAACAAACCTACGGCACCCAGGTGGTCACCGCCAGCATTCACATTAATATAGGTATCCCTGATGTAGAGGAATTGATGCGGGCCTGTCGTTTGGTGCGGATGGAAGCACCCCTATATTTGGCCCTTAGTGCCTCTTCTCCTTTTTTAAATGGCCAGGTAACCGGCTACCATTCCAGTCGTTGGCAGATGTTCCCCAAAACTCCCCGGGAAGTGCCCCTCTTTACTAGCCATGCTCATTTTGTGCAATGGACTGAGGAGCAATTGACCCTGGGCACTATGCAAAATGTCCGTCATCTTTGGTCGGCGGTGCGGCCCAACGGCGATAATCGACCCCATAATCTGAACCGTTTGGAGTTACGGATCTGCGATTTGGTCACTAATCCCCTTTCTCTTTTGGCGATCGTGGCCCTACTGGAAGCCCGTTTACAACAAATGCTGGCCGACCCCACCCTGGACCCCCTCCAACAAAGTCAACTTACCCCCTCGGAATTGTTGGCCCTAGCGGATCAAAATGAAATCTCCGCCGCCGTTAGTAGCCTGGACAGCACCCTGCACCATTGGCGGGATGGTCGGGCGATCGCCGCCAAGGAATGGATTGAGGAGTTATACCAGTCCGTACAACCAGAAGCCAAATACCAAGGCTTTGCTTGCTTTTTGCCACCATTGCTGAAAATTCTGCGGGAAGGCAACACCGCCCAACAATGGTTGAGCCAATATGAGCAGGGTAAAAGTCCCCAAACCACTGTCCAGGAGGCGATTCTCCAAACGGAGACAGAGGAAGCCATGCTGGCCCAGGACCTCTGCCTACCTCTAACCAAAGCCCGGGATGAAACACTGAGTTTAGTCTGA
- a CDS encoding peptidoglycan DD-metalloendopeptidase family protein, with product MPLGEGYRRVRRSAAMVGLAVSMGATGMLFSQTATAATSSGNSPLVAVSNLSLDQSHGSPTEPVLASPSLKHQVKEGESLWQISQAFQVDAKAIALANSISTDTALQAGQVLSIPRPSSSVKAANDQAPAATIPPLAPLEQTDSLVVSSSLAPGQSSSTANTIAVKPKAQTLVADVSRPMQGTVVEPLEEKLTSQRIKSTAEDAGIKLDTKASLPSPVEVAAAAHGDRPIPIAVVAPEEFTAIEVQPSSSPANPQSMPVPTLPAVAPAPSKAQRQDESLASGEDISLDNLRQNGMAQPAQPVQTALNIDQPVAIAVIPPDTAPAIMAQPPLPTAPVVLETSPTMAALPSPSSVSPDVGDQISYQVKPGDTLSQIAHTHDIQPEIIQQANGLSNPDEIKAEQILVIPPPTTVAAVPESTTPSLPSFVSTQHPAQTTVARAQNEPEAQYQTQLKAEVTQLNQTQPTRTPMVPQRAVTVARQVNNEAVPDWQARSPQVLPAKFNQPRQDLAQLQRQYSPQGQRSQFSTSVGQSQIVGAAPSPVQSYNDSIQIPVIQEVSPELPGLSTPDFPRGPAQFNGYIWPAKGVFTSGFGPRWGRMHRGIDIAAPIGTPIMAAASGEVVFSGWNSGGFGNLVKIRHGDGSITYYAHNNRLLVRRGEYVEQGQQIAEMGSTGRSTGPHLHFEIRVGGTNAVNPVALLPRSR from the coding sequence GTGCCCCTGGGCGAAGGATACCGTCGGGTTCGCCGCTCTGCTGCAATGGTGGGTTTAGCTGTTTCCATGGGAGCAACGGGAATGTTGTTTTCCCAAACCGCCACCGCCGCCACCAGTTCTGGCAACTCCCCCTTGGTTGCGGTGAGTAACTTGTCCCTAGACCAATCCCATGGCTCCCCCACTGAGCCCGTGCTGGCTTCCCCTTCCCTGAAGCACCAAGTCAAAGAAGGGGAGTCCCTTTGGCAAATTAGCCAAGCTTTTCAAGTGGACGCCAAAGCCATTGCCCTGGCCAATAGCATCAGCACTGATACGGCGTTGCAGGCAGGACAAGTACTCAGTATTCCCAGACCTAGTTCTTCAGTAAAAGCGGCCAACGACCAAGCTCCTGCTGCCACTATTCCGCCCCTAGCTCCCCTGGAGCAGACTGATTCCCTGGTTGTCTCTTCATCCTTAGCTCCCGGTCAGTCTTCTAGCACCGCTAATACCATTGCCGTTAAGCCTAAGGCCCAAACTTTAGTTGCCGATGTGAGTCGCCCGATGCAGGGCACCGTCGTTGAACCGTTGGAAGAAAAGTTAACTTCCCAAAGAATTAAAAGTACCGCTGAAGATGCAGGCATTAAGCTCGACACAAAAGCTTCCCTGCCCAGCCCCGTAGAAGTGGCCGCCGCCGCCCATGGCGATCGCCCCATTCCCATTGCCGTGGTAGCGCCGGAAGAGTTTACCGCCATTGAAGTTCAGCCTAGCTCCAGCCCGGCCAATCCCCAATCTATGCCCGTGCCTACTCTCCCCGCTGTGGCCCCAGCTCCCAGTAAAGCCCAACGGCAAGATGAATCCTTAGCCTCTGGGGAAGATATTTCCTTAGATAATTTGCGTCAGAATGGTATGGCCCAGCCGGCCCAACCAGTGCAAACGGCGTTAAACATTGACCAGCCCGTGGCGATCGCCGTTATTCCCCCCGACACAGCCCCGGCGATCATGGCCCAGCCTCCATTGCCCACGGCTCCGGTGGTGCTGGAAACCAGTCCGACCATGGCGGCATTGCCCTCTCCTTCCAGTGTTAGCCCTGATGTTGGCGATCAAATATCCTATCAAGTGAAGCCAGGGGACACCCTCAGTCAGATTGCCCATACCCATGACATTCAGCCAGAAATAATCCAACAAGCAAATGGTCTGAGTAATCCTGACGAGATCAAAGCAGAGCAGATTTTGGTAATTCCCCCTCCCACCACCGTGGCGGCAGTTCCGGAATCCACTACCCCCAGCCTGCCTAGTTTTGTTTCCACCCAGCACCCAGCCCAGACAACGGTGGCCAGGGCCCAGAATGAGCCGGAGGCCCAGTACCAAACCCAACTAAAGGCAGAGGTAACCCAGCTCAATCAAACCCAACCGACCAGAACTCCCATGGTGCCCCAAAGGGCCGTGACTGTTGCCCGCCAAGTTAACAACGAAGCGGTTCCTGATTGGCAAGCCCGTTCCCCCCAAGTCCTACCTGCCAAGTTCAACCAGCCCCGGCAGGATTTAGCCCAATTGCAACGGCAATATTCTCCCCAGGGACAAAGGAGTCAGTTTTCTACTTCTGTCGGTCAGTCCCAAATTGTTGGTGCTGCCCCCAGTCCAGTGCAGAGTTACAACGACAGTATTCAGATTCCGGTTATCCAGGAAGTTAGCCCCGAATTGCCGGGTTTGAGTACTCCTGATTTTCCCCGCGGCCCAGCCCAGTTTAATGGCTACATCTGGCCTGCTAAGGGAGTCTTCACTTCTGGCTTTGGTCCCCGTTGGGGTCGCATGCACCGCGGCATTGACATTGCCGCCCCCATTGGCACCCCTATCATGGCAGCGGCCTCCGGAGAAGTGGTCTTTTCTGGTTGGAACTCCGGCGGTTTTGGTAATTTGGTTAAAATTCGCCATGGTGATGGCAGTATTACCTACTATGCCCATAACAACCGTTTGTTGGTGCGTCGGGGAGAATACGTCGAACAAGGTCAACAAATTGCGGAAATGGGGAGCACTGGCCGCAGTACTGGTCCCCACCTCCACTTTGAAATTCGGGTAGGCGGAACTAATGCCGTCAATCCCGTGGCCTTGTTGCCCCGTAGTCGCTAG
- a CDS encoding cation-translocating P-type ATPase, with protein MVQLSPTPASTLTDNDDNGQNQTSSLTLDVGGMKCAGCVAAVERQLGQLAGVTDSCVNLVTAVAVVRYAPEKITPQAIAEHLSQRGFASQIRQGHGGIALPRAENGSKENVNWGLAIALVLLLLSALGHLSHFGGPMIPFFHHPVFHWGLATLAIAIPGREIFFDGWRGLRFGHANMNTLVALGTGSAYLTSCIAWIWPGLGWECFFDEPVMLLGVLLLGRTLESKARQKAKSALTELLALQPSLARLVGRGDTKGETGIEIPVEQVRVGEWVQVLPGEKIPVDGILVAGKTLVDESLLTGESLPVEKKIDDAVIAGAWNQSGAITIAATHIGADTTLARIIQLVETAQTQKAPMQRLADQVAGWFAYGVMAIALGTLTFWATVGQSFFPQMVTDTGLSPLLLALKLSVSVLVVACPCALGLATPTAILVGTSLGAEQGILIKGGNILEILQRTTVMAFDKTGTLTQGNLQLTDTFPVIDIPAAQLLTLAASVEQGTRHPLAQGLISSAQDLELLPVENIETEAGQGVQGWYQGDRLLVGNQQWLMEKGVMWHSQWQTEVDQLRNQGKTVIFVARNQQLQGFLALQDTLRPEAKATIAQLKHWGITPLLLTGDHPTIAEAIAMEVGIAEFQAQMTPQAKVAKIKAMQALNPASVVAMVGDGINDAPALAQANVGISLSGATAVAMETADVVLMRSQLSDVLKALTLSRSTVAKIKQNLLWALGYNLVAVPLAAGAFLPSFAIVLTPAIAAAMMASSSIVVVLNALSLRHQFSAVD; from the coding sequence ATGGTTCAACTTTCCCCGACCCCTGCATCAACCCTGACTGACAACGATGACAATGGGCAAAATCAGACCAGTAGTTTAACCCTCGATGTGGGGGGCATGAAGTGTGCGGGTTGCGTAGCGGCGGTGGAAAGGCAATTGGGTCAATTAGCCGGGGTGACAGACAGTTGCGTCAATTTAGTTACAGCAGTGGCGGTGGTACGCTATGCTCCGGAAAAAATTACTCCCCAGGCGATCGCCGAACATTTGAGTCAGCGGGGATTTGCCAGCCAAATTCGTCAGGGCCACGGGGGCATTGCTTTACCAAGGGCGGAAAACGGCAGTAAAGAAAACGTTAACTGGGGCTTGGCCATTGCCCTGGTGTTACTGCTCCTATCGGCACTGGGTCATCTGAGCCATTTCGGTGGCCCCATGATTCCCTTTTTCCATCACCCTGTATTCCACTGGGGTCTGGCTACTTTGGCGATCGCCATACCGGGGCGGGAAATTTTCTTCGATGGTTGGCGGGGTTTACGATTTGGCCATGCCAACATGAATACCTTGGTGGCCCTGGGTACTGGCAGTGCCTACCTCACCAGTTGCATTGCCTGGATTTGGCCCGGGTTGGGCTGGGAATGTTTTTTCGATGAGCCAGTGATGCTATTGGGGGTGCTACTGCTGGGCAGAACCCTAGAAAGTAAGGCCAGACAAAAAGCTAAATCTGCTTTGACGGAACTGTTAGCCCTGCAACCTTCCTTAGCCAGACTGGTGGGCAGGGGAGATACAAAAGGGGAAACTGGCATTGAAATTCCCGTGGAACAGGTGCGGGTGGGGGAATGGGTGCAGGTGTTACCAGGGGAGAAAATTCCGGTGGACGGCATTTTAGTGGCGGGAAAAACCCTGGTGGATGAGTCCCTCTTGACGGGGGAATCCCTGCCCGTGGAGAAAAAAATTGATGACGCGGTCATTGCCGGAGCTTGGAATCAGTCCGGGGCCATTACCATTGCGGCTACCCACATTGGGGCAGACACCACCTTGGCTCGCATTATCCAACTGGTGGAAACGGCCCAAACCCAAAAAGCCCCCATGCAACGGTTAGCGGATCAGGTGGCGGGCTGGTTTGCCTATGGCGTGATGGCGATCGCCTTGGGAACGTTGACCTTTTGGGCCACGGTGGGGCAATCATTTTTCCCCCAGATGGTTACGGACACAGGACTTTCTCCTCTTTTATTAGCCCTTAAACTAAGCGTTTCGGTGTTAGTCGTGGCCTGTCCCTGTGCCCTCGGCTTAGCCACCCCCACTGCAATTTTGGTGGGCACCAGTTTAGGGGCTGAACAGGGCATTCTGATCAAAGGGGGCAACATTTTAGAAATTCTCCAGCGCACTACGGTGATGGCCTTCGATAAAACGGGCACCCTCACCCAGGGCAATTTACAGCTAACGGATACGTTTCCGGTGATAGATATTCCAGCGGCCCAGTTATTGACCTTAGCGGCCTCGGTGGAGCAGGGAACCCGCCATCCCCTAGCCCAGGGATTAATCTCCAGTGCCCAAGATCTGGAACTTTTGCCAGTGGAGAATATTGAAACGGAAGCGGGGCAGGGGGTGCAAGGTTGGTACCAAGGCGATCGCCTATTGGTGGGGAATCAACAATGGCTCATGGAAAAGGGAGTAATGTGGCACTCCCAATGGCAAACAGAGGTGGACCAACTGCGTAACCAGGGAAAAACGGTTATTTTTGTGGCCCGCAATCAACAATTGCAAGGATTTTTAGCCCTGCAGGATACCCTCCGCCCGGAAGCTAAGGCCACCATTGCCCAACTGAAACATTGGGGTATTACTCCCCTATTGTTAACCGGTGACCATCCCACCATCGCCGAGGCGATCGCCATGGAGGTAGGTATTGCAGAATTCCAGGCCCAGATGACGCCCCAGGCCAAGGTGGCTAAAATTAAGGCAATGCAAGCGTTAAATCCTGCCTCGGTGGTGGCCATGGTGGGGGACGGCATCAATGACGCTCCAGCCCTAGCCCAGGCCAATGTGGGCATTTCCCTCTCCGGGGCAACGGCAGTGGCCATGGAAACGGCGGATGTGGTGTTAATGCGCTCCCAATTGTCCGATGTGCTCAAAGCCTTGACCCTGAGTCGTAGCACGGTGGCTAAAATCAAGCAGAATCTACTTTGGGCCCTAGGTTATAATCTGGTGGCTGTGCCCCTGGCCGCTGGGGCGTTTTTGCCTAGTTTTGCCATTGTACTGACTCCGGCGATCGCCGCCGCTATGATGGCCAGTAGTTCCATTGTGGTGGTGTTGAATGCCCTGAGCTTGCGGCACCAATTTTCCGCCGTAGACTAA
- the trmL gene encoding tRNA (uridine(34)/cytosine(34)/5-carboxymethylaminomethyluridine(34)-2'-O)-methyltransferase TrmL gives MVKIVLVNPQIPPNTGNIARTCAATGTELHLVGPLGFELGDRYLKRAGLDYWPYVDLHYHNSCEEFIAHWRTQGGNLLGFSVTGTVNFWDYTYQPTDWLMMGSETDGLPQMMRDLSTQLLCIPMPHGKVRSLNLASSTAIALFEARRQLRSLGEEILPLQWDGAKVTKSN, from the coding sequence ATGGTGAAAATTGTCCTAGTTAATCCCCAAATTCCCCCTAATACTGGCAATATCGCCCGAACTTGTGCTGCCACTGGGACAGAATTGCATCTGGTCGGGCCCCTGGGTTTTGAACTGGGCGATCGCTATCTCAAACGGGCGGGATTAGACTATTGGCCCTATGTTGACCTCCATTATCACAATAGTTGCGAAGAATTTATTGCCCATTGGCGCACCCAGGGGGGCAACCTGCTCGGTTTTAGCGTCACCGGCACGGTTAATTTTTGGGACTACACTTACCAACCCACGGATTGGCTGATGATGGGCAGTGAAACAGATGGTTTACCCCAGATGATGCGGGATTTATCTACCCAGTTACTTTGCATTCCCATGCCCCACGGTAAGGTGAGAAGCTTGAATTTGGCCTCCAGCACCGCCATTGCCCTGTTTGAGGCCCGGCGACAGTTACGCAGTCTTGGGGAGGAGATTCTGCCACTGCAATGGGATGGGGCAAAAGTGACAAAATCGAACTAG
- a CDS encoding YebC/PmpR family DNA-binding transcriptional regulator, protein MGGRKWQSIKRQKARVDAQKGKTTTQLSRAIIVAARQGLPDPAGNFQLRTAIEKARAAGVPNDSIDRAIAKGAGTYEDGESNYEEMRYEGYGPGGVAVLIEALTDNRNRTAADLRAAFSKKGGNLGETGCVSWMFSQKGAIRLEGELEEEKLLEALLEGEGESYEWLDEEDGGGVEVFSAVSQLESLNQVLQNHGFAIAESELRWLPENTMEIADPDQAKALMQMIETLESLDDVQSVTSNFELTEELLALAG, encoded by the coding sequence ATGGGCGGTCGTAAATGGCAAAGTATTAAACGGCAAAAGGCACGGGTGGATGCCCAAAAAGGTAAAACCACCACCCAATTATCCCGGGCCATTATTGTGGCCGCCCGTCAGGGCCTTCCCGATCCGGCGGGCAACTTTCAACTGCGGACAGCCATTGAAAAAGCCAGGGCCGCAGGGGTTCCCAATGACAGCATCGACCGGGCGATCGCCAAGGGGGCAGGGACTTATGAAGATGGGGAAAGTAACTACGAAGAAATGCGCTATGAAGGCTATGGCCCAGGGGGAGTAGCGGTGTTAATTGAAGCCCTCACCGATAATCGCAACCGCACAGCGGCGGATCTGCGGGCGGCATTTAGCAAAAAAGGAGGCAATTTAGGAGAAACCGGTTGTGTCAGTTGGATGTTTAGCCAAAAAGGAGCAATTCGCTTGGAGGGGGAACTGGAGGAGGAAAAATTGCTGGAAGCTTTGCTGGAGGGGGAGGGGGAAAGTTACGAATGGCTAGATGAGGAAGATGGTGGTGGTGTGGAAGTTTTCAGTGCAGTGAGTCAACTGGAAAGCCTCAACCAAGTGTTACAGAACCACGGCTTTGCCATTGCAGAATCGGAACTGCGTTGGTTGCCGGAAAACACCATGGAAATTGCTGACCCAGACCAAGCCAAGGCCCTCATGCAAATGATTGAGACGTTAGAATCCTTGGACGATGTGCAATCAGTCACCAGCAACTTTGAGTTAACGGAAGAGTTGTTAGCCCTGGCGGGGTAG